In Listeria monocytogenes, the following proteins share a genomic window:
- a CDS encoding class I SAM-dependent methyltransferase, with the protein MNLRGILPFAHDTLRKVVRPGDYVIDATCGNGHDTLLLAELVGINGHVLGFDIQQVAVDATKARLENAGVSSQVELVCASHARIPVYTSRPVRAAIFNLGYLPGGDKEITTTADSTLESIGHLMQLLEVGGVIILVIYHGHPAGKLEKDAVVTFCEAIPQQDFHVLSYQFINQKNDAPFVIVIEKRKPRQS; encoded by the coding sequence ATGAATTTAAGAGGCATTCTCCCCTTCGCTCACGATACGCTACGAAAAGTAGTTCGTCCTGGTGATTATGTGATTGACGCCACTTGTGGTAATGGACACGATACGCTTTTATTAGCGGAACTTGTTGGTATTAATGGGCATGTACTTGGATTTGATATCCAACAAGTGGCTGTTGATGCGACGAAGGCTCGTTTAGAAAATGCGGGTGTTTCTTCGCAAGTGGAACTCGTTTGCGCTAGCCATGCACGTATCCCTGTGTACACATCCAGACCTGTTCGCGCCGCTATTTTTAATCTTGGATATTTACCAGGTGGCGACAAAGAAATTACAACAACCGCTGATTCGACGCTAGAAAGCATTGGTCATTTAATGCAGCTGCTCGAAGTTGGTGGCGTCATTATTCTCGTTATATATCACGGCCACCCCGCTGGAAAACTGGAAAAAGATGCTGTTGTGACTTTTTGTGAAGCAATCCCACAACAAGATTTCCACGTTTTATCTTATCAATTTATTAATCAAAAAAATGATGCGCCATTTGTCATTGTCATCGAAAAAAGAAAACCTAGACAAAGCTAG
- a CDS encoding L-lactate dehydrogenase yields the protein MKRKVGIIGTGHVGSDAAFSLVTQGICDEIVLIDKIETKAESEALELRDMASMTNSYTTITSNDWSALGDADIIVMAVGPETLLREDRMEELVETSRSVAEIVPKIIASGFKGIFVNITNPCDVITMLIQKLSGFDHSRVFGTGTSLDTARMRRVVGEALHINPKSVEGYVLGEHGESQFVAWSTVKIGGVSIKDYKTTIPLDLPALKDAVRGGGWNILTGKGWTSFGIATATAGIVDAILTDAKQVFPLAVFSEKTNTYIGQPTLIGASGVINVLEPKLSKEEQTNFTNSAEIIKQAFHLIK from the coding sequence TTGAAACGGAAGGTTGGAATAATTGGCACTGGTCATGTTGGGAGCGACGCGGCTTTTTCCCTTGTAACTCAAGGGATTTGTGATGAAATTGTGTTAATAGATAAAATCGAAACTAAAGCAGAAAGTGAAGCGTTAGAACTGCGCGATATGGCTTCGATGACGAATTCGTATACTACAATAACTTCGAATGACTGGAGCGCACTAGGTGATGCCGATATCATTGTTATGGCTGTTGGCCCAGAAACGTTACTGCGCGAGGATCGTATGGAAGAACTCGTTGAAACAAGTCGGTCGGTGGCTGAGATTGTACCGAAAATTATCGCATCGGGATTTAAAGGGATTTTTGTGAATATTACGAATCCGTGTGATGTGATTACGATGCTTATTCAGAAATTATCTGGGTTTGATCATTCACGAGTATTTGGGACGGGAACATCACTTGATACAGCAAGAATGAGACGAGTAGTAGGAGAAGCATTACATATTAATCCAAAGAGTGTGGAAGGATACGTTCTTGGCGAGCATGGTGAATCACAATTCGTTGCTTGGTCTACGGTGAAAATTGGCGGGGTAAGCATCAAGGATTATAAAACAACCATACCACTTGATTTACCAGCATTAAAAGATGCAGTTCGTGGTGGTGGTTGGAATATTTTAACGGGCAAAGGCTGGACGAGTTTTGGAATAGCTACAGCCACAGCGGGAATTGTCGATGCGATTTTAACAGATGCTAAACAAGTTTTTCCATTAGCTGTATTTTCCGAAAAAACAAATACGTACATCGGACAACCAACGCTAATAGGCGCATCAGGGGTTATCAATGTTTTAGAACCAAAGTTAAGTAAAGAAGAACAAACAAACTTTACGAATTCGGCTGAAATTATTAAACAAGCATTTCACTTAATCAAATAA
- a CDS encoding metal ABC transporter substrate-binding protein: protein MRKKYLIALTVLFSALLILTGCSDESDTKATKSDQLTVYITVYPLQYLTEQIGGEYVDVHSIYPPGSDAHSFEPTQKDMMKIADSDLFFYIGLGMEGFVDKAEKTLANEHVSFVPTAEKLDLPKDPDAAEEHDHESEEEHEHGDINPHVWLNPVYMEQMATVVKDKLIKEMPDQKETFEKNYQAVEEKLKKLDQDFRTVTKEAKQKDFVTAHAAYSYWETEYGLHQIPIAGVSTSDEPSQKKLKSIVEKIEAEKIPYIMLEQNTNSKIADVIQQETNTKTLTLHNLETLTQKDIDQKRDYLSIMNDNLKALKESLNY from the coding sequence TTGAGAAAAAAGTATCTTATTGCTTTAACTGTGCTATTTTCGGCATTACTCATACTTACTGGCTGTTCAGATGAGAGCGATACAAAAGCGACAAAGAGTGATCAATTAACTGTTTATATAACTGTTTACCCTTTGCAGTATTTAACAGAACAAATCGGCGGTGAGTATGTAGATGTTCATAGCATTTATCCACCAGGTTCTGATGCCCATAGCTTCGAACCAACTCAAAAAGATATGATGAAAATTGCCGATAGTGATTTATTCTTCTATATCGGACTTGGTATGGAGGGATTTGTAGATAAAGCGGAAAAAACACTCGCGAATGAACATGTCTCTTTCGTCCCTACCGCTGAAAAATTAGACTTGCCAAAAGATCCAGATGCCGCAGAAGAACATGACCACGAAAGCGAAGAAGAACACGAACATGGCGATATTAACCCGCACGTATGGTTAAATCCTGTATACATGGAACAAATGGCAACAGTTGTAAAAGATAAATTAATCAAAGAAATGCCCGATCAAAAAGAAACTTTCGAAAAAAATTACCAGGCTGTCGAAGAAAAATTGAAAAAGCTAGATCAAGATTTCCGCACAGTTACAAAGGAAGCAAAACAAAAAGACTTCGTGACAGCACATGCAGCCTATAGCTACTGGGAAACAGAATATGGTCTGCACCAAATTCCTATTGCTGGTGTATCAACAAGTGATGAACCTTCTCAAAAGAAATTAAAATCTATCGTTGAAAAAATCGAAGCAGAGAAAATCCCATATATTATGTTAGAACAAAACACTAACTCAAAAATAGCAGATGTTATTCAACAAGAAACAAATACAAAAACACTGACACTCCACAATTTAGAAACACTTACGCAAAAAGACATAGACCAAAAGCGTGATTATCTTTCCATAATGAACGATAATTTAAAAGCATTAAAAGAAAGTCTTAATTATTAA
- a CDS encoding o-succinylbenzoate--CoA ligase yields MDMTNWLQKRVRLSPKETALVFEGKEETFEEISEAVEQIAGKLFALGIRKDEMIALLGKNDRMTFLLIHALQQLGAVTLFLNNRLTKKEIAFQLANAEVKHVIVADSLVDKVATGISYATLAETDYEAPALLETWDLSRAASVMYTSGTTGKPKGVVQTYENHWWSAVASVLNLGLTEKDSWLCAVPIFHISGLSIMMRSVIYGIPVYLEEHFDEEKITQLLESGKISTISVVTSMLERLLKIHGGSYHPNVRTVLLGGGPASKAVLEICKQRDIPLVQSFGMTETASQIVTLPPKDALNKIGSSGKALFPAEVKIADDGEILLKGPSITPGYLHNKKATEASFVDGWFKTGDIGYLDEEGFLFVLERRSDLIISGGENIYPTEIEHVISEYEGVKEVAVVGKTDDKWGSVPVAFIVVAETFDEDELRRICQTNLASYKIPKQITIVENLPKTASGKIQRNKLKERHSK; encoded by the coding sequence ATGGACATGACAAACTGGCTTCAAAAACGAGTGCGGCTTTCTCCTAAAGAGACCGCGCTCGTTTTTGAAGGAAAAGAAGAAACATTTGAAGAAATAAGTGAAGCAGTAGAGCAAATTGCAGGTAAATTATTCGCGTTAGGCATTAGAAAAGACGAGATGATTGCTTTGCTTGGAAAGAATGATCGAATGACGTTTTTGCTCATTCATGCGCTGCAACAACTTGGTGCGGTCACTTTATTTCTGAATAATCGTTTGACGAAAAAAGAGATAGCGTTTCAACTCGCAAACGCTGAGGTAAAACACGTGATTGTAGCGGATTCGTTAGTAGATAAGGTAGCCACTGGAATTAGTTATGCTACTTTGGCAGAAACGGATTATGAAGCGCCAGCGTTGTTAGAAACATGGGACTTATCTCGCGCGGCTTCCGTTATGTATACATCAGGGACAACAGGGAAACCAAAAGGTGTTGTGCAAACTTACGAAAATCACTGGTGGAGTGCTGTTGCTTCGGTGCTGAATTTAGGTTTAACCGAGAAAGATAGCTGGCTCTGTGCTGTGCCGATTTTTCATATTAGTGGTTTATCCATTATGATGCGTTCGGTGATTTACGGAATTCCCGTATATTTGGAAGAGCATTTCGATGAAGAAAAAATTACGCAATTGCTTGAAAGTGGTAAAATTTCTACGATTTCGGTCGTGACTTCTATGCTGGAACGCTTGTTGAAAATACACGGCGGCAGTTATCATCCCAACGTTCGAACCGTTTTACTGGGCGGCGGACCCGCTAGTAAAGCTGTTTTGGAAATTTGCAAACAGCGTGATATTCCCTTAGTGCAGTCATTCGGGATGACAGAAACAGCTTCACAAATCGTTACTTTACCACCAAAAGATGCCTTAAATAAAATTGGTTCTTCAGGTAAAGCGTTATTTCCAGCAGAAGTGAAAATTGCGGATGACGGAGAAATTTTACTAAAAGGACCATCGATTACACCTGGATATTTACATAATAAAAAAGCGACAGAAGCTTCGTTTGTGGATGGTTGGTTCAAAACTGGTGATATTGGCTATTTGGATGAAGAAGGCTTTTTATTTGTGTTAGAGCGTCGTTCTGATTTGATTATTTCGGGAGGAGAGAACATTTATCCTACTGAAATAGAACATGTCATTTCCGAGTATGAGGGCGTGAAAGAAGTGGCTGTTGTCGGTAAAACTGACGATAAATGGGGGAGTGTTCCTGTCGCTTTTATCGTTGTCGCAGAAACATTTGATGAGGATGAATTACGCCGCATCTGCCAAACAAACTTAGCTAGTTATAAAATTCCTAAACAAATTACGATTGTCGAAAATCTACCTAAAACAGCATCTGGTAAAATTCAACGCAATAAATTAAAAGAAAGGCACTCTAAGTAA
- the asnB gene encoding asparagine synthase (glutamine-hydrolyzing) produces MCGFVGCVHDRITEITGADKETFRQMNSMITHRGPDDEGYFTDDHVQFGFRRLSIIDVENGHQPLTYENERYWIIFNGEVYNYVELREQLVAEGMTFETESDTEVIIATYAKYKEKTAERLRGMFGFVIWDKQEELVYGARDPFGIKPFFYAEEDGKLFMGSEKKSILHALKEKELDEVSLQNYMTYQFVPEPDSLTKNVKRLEPGHQFTKKIGQPMEITTYWKASFAPVTKSEDAWIKEVRDVMYDSVKMHMRSDVPVGSFLSGGIDSSIIAAIAKEYHPAIKTFSVGFERDGFSEIDVAKETADKLGVENISYVISPEEYMKELPKIVWHMDDPLADPAAIPLYFLSREARKQVTVALSGEGADELFGGYNIYNEPNSLAMFNKMPGVFKSMLNSVARIMPEGMRGKSFLERGTTPMEERYIGNAKMFTEKEKQILLPKYQAGHDYTNITDPFYAETTNYHPVERMQYIDIHTWLRGDILLKADRMTMANSLEVRVPFLDKEVYNVARNIPDTMKTTNGTTKYILRKAAATFVPEHVLNRRKLGFPVPIRHWLKDEMNAWVKNIIKESPTDHLINKQYVLDLLDDHCAGKFDYSRKIWTVVIFMIWYDVYVADKYDFGK; encoded by the coding sequence ATGTGTGGATTTGTAGGATGCGTACATGACCGCATTACAGAAATTACTGGCGCTGATAAAGAAACCTTTAGACAAATGAATAGTATGATTACGCACCGTGGGCCAGATGATGAAGGATACTTCACAGATGATCACGTGCAGTTTGGTTTCCGCCGTTTAAGTATTATTGATGTAGAAAACGGTCATCAACCGTTAACGTATGAAAATGAACGTTACTGGATTATTTTTAATGGAGAAGTTTATAACTATGTGGAACTCCGCGAGCAATTAGTTGCTGAAGGAATGACATTTGAAACCGAAAGTGATACCGAAGTAATTATCGCTACATATGCGAAATACAAAGAAAAAACAGCAGAACGTCTTCGTGGGATGTTTGGTTTCGTTATTTGGGATAAACAAGAAGAACTTGTTTACGGCGCACGCGACCCATTTGGCATTAAACCATTTTTCTATGCAGAAGAAGACGGCAAATTGTTCATGGGTTCTGAAAAGAAATCCATTTTACATGCTTTAAAAGAAAAAGAATTAGATGAAGTTTCATTACAAAACTATATGACTTATCAATTCGTTCCAGAACCAGATTCCTTAACTAAAAATGTAAAACGTTTAGAACCAGGACATCAGTTCACGAAGAAAATTGGTCAACCAATGGAAATTACTACTTATTGGAAAGCATCTTTTGCACCAGTAACTAAATCAGAAGACGCATGGATTAAAGAAGTGCGTGACGTAATGTACGATTCTGTAAAAATGCATATGCGCTCTGATGTACCAGTTGGTTCATTCCTATCCGGTGGTATTGATTCATCGATTATTGCTGCGATTGCTAAAGAATATCATCCAGCAATTAAAACATTCTCTGTTGGTTTTGAACGCGATGGTTTCAGTGAAATCGATGTCGCAAAAGAAACAGCAGACAAACTTGGCGTAGAAAACATTAGTTATGTTATTTCACCGGAAGAATATATGAAAGAATTACCAAAAATTGTTTGGCATATGGATGATCCACTTGCTGATCCGGCTGCTATTCCGCTTTACTTCTTATCAAGAGAAGCGCGCAAACAAGTAACGGTTGCATTGTCCGGTGAGGGGGCAGATGAACTTTTCGGTGGTTATAACATTTATAACGAACCAAATTCCCTTGCGATGTTTAACAAAATGCCAGGCGTATTTAAATCAATGTTAAATAGCGTGGCGCGTATTATGCCAGAAGGTATGCGTGGTAAAAGTTTCTTAGAACGTGGAACTACTCCGATGGAAGAACGCTATATCGGAAACGCGAAAATGTTCACGGAAAAAGAAAAACAAATTTTACTTCCCAAATACCAAGCTGGACATGATTATACGAACATTACAGATCCATTTTATGCGGAAACAACGAATTATCATCCTGTAGAAAGAATGCAGTATATTGATATTCATACGTGGCTTCGTGGCGATATTCTCTTAAAAGCTGACCGCATGACAATGGCTAATTCACTGGAAGTCCGTGTACCTTTCCTTGATAAAGAAGTGTACAATGTGGCAAGAAATATTCCAGATACAATGAAAACAACCAACGGAACTACTAAATATATCTTACGTAAAGCGGCAGCAACATTTGTACCAGAACATGTACTTAATCGTCGTAAACTAGGATTCCCAGTACCAATTCGTCACTGGTTAAAAGACGAAATGAACGCTTGGGTTAAAAATATCATTAAAGAATCACCAACCGATCATTTAATTAACAAACAATACGTGCTAGACTTACTAGACGATCACTGTGCCGGTAAATTCGACTACAGTCGTAAAATCTGGACAGTTGTTATTTTCATGATTTGGTACGATGTATACGTAGCAGACAAATACGACTTTGGAAAATAA
- the menH gene encoding 2-succinyl-6-hydroxy-2,4-cyclohexadiene-1-carboxylate synthase: protein MLVRGKQYQFTNVISGEKPFLLMLHGFTGTSRTFQASISRLKERFNIIAPDLLGHGNTASPEEIAPYAMESICEDLAGILQQLNVTRCFVLGYSMGGRVATAFAATYPEMVRGLILVSSSPGLVEVDLRVNRVQADNRLADKLEAEGIESFVDYWEDLALFASQKVLPDEVNERIRAERLSQNSHGLAMSLRGMGTGKQPSYWDHLVNFTFPVLLITGALDGKFENIAREMQQLLPNSTHVIVPAAGHAVYLEQPNIFSSQLINWLEVILKEEEK from the coding sequence ATGTTAGTTCGAGGTAAACAGTATCAATTTACAAACGTTATAAGTGGTGAAAAGCCATTTTTACTGATGTTACATGGGTTTACAGGAACAAGCAGAACATTTCAAGCTAGTATTTCACGTTTAAAAGAACGTTTTAATATTATTGCGCCAGATTTACTTGGGCACGGAAATACCGCAAGCCCAGAAGAAATAGCACCATATGCAATGGAAAGTATTTGTGAGGATTTAGCCGGAATTTTACAGCAATTAAATGTCACTAGATGTTTTGTGCTTGGCTATTCGATGGGCGGACGAGTGGCGACTGCCTTTGCAGCAACGTATCCAGAAATGGTACGCGGACTTATTTTAGTTAGCAGCTCGCCTGGACTTGTGGAAGTAGATCTTCGCGTAAATCGCGTTCAAGCAGATAACCGTTTGGCAGATAAGCTAGAAGCAGAAGGTATCGAATCCTTTGTAGACTACTGGGAAGACTTAGCTTTGTTTGCTTCACAAAAGGTCTTGCCTGATGAAGTGAACGAACGTATTAGAGCAGAACGGCTATCGCAAAACTCGCATGGCTTAGCAATGAGTTTACGCGGGATGGGAACTGGGAAACAACCATCTTACTGGGACCATTTAGTGAACTTTACTTTTCCAGTGCTACTTATTACCGGCGCTTTAGATGGGAAGTTTGAAAACATTGCACGGGAAATGCAACAACTTTTACCAAATAGCACGCATGTCATAGTGCCAGCAGCGGGGCATGCGGTTTATTTAGAACAACCAAACATCTTTTCGAGTCAGCTTATTAACTGGCTGGAAGTTATTTTGAAGGAGGAAGAAAAATGA
- a CDS encoding DUF2584 domain-containing protein produces MGMPLEVNTMIVTKGKEKRISDNFFELEKLGYRIYPIDVPIAVRKTKEGETLGEAIPRKLVWENNKTIIKYELIALNSSN; encoded by the coding sequence TTGGGTATGCCACTAGAGGTAAACACAATGATTGTAACAAAAGGAAAAGAAAAGCGAATCTCTGATAATTTCTTTGAACTGGAAAAATTAGGTTATCGTATTTATCCGATTGATGTGCCAATCGCAGTACGTAAAACAAAAGAGGGCGAAACGCTTGGAGAAGCAATCCCTCGTAAACTTGTGTGGGAAAATAATAAAACCATCATTAAATATGAACTAATCGCATTAAATTCAAGTAATTAA
- the yidD gene encoding membrane protein insertion efficiency factor YidD: protein MKKILIGGIRLYQKYISRFTPATCRFYPTCSAYGIEAIQTHGALKGSYLAIRRISKCHPFHKGGLDFVPPKKDKNADSEHSCKAHHHH, encoded by the coding sequence ATGAAAAAAATTCTTATCGGAGGAATCCGACTTTATCAAAAATATATTTCGCGTTTCACTCCGGCTACTTGTCGTTTTTATCCAACTTGTTCTGCCTATGGAATCGAAGCGATACAGACACATGGCGCCTTAAAAGGTAGTTACCTTGCGATTAGACGTATTTCTAAATGCCACCCTTTTCATAAAGGCGGACTAGATTTTGTGCCACCCAAAAAAGATAAGAATGCTGATTCCGAGCATTCCTGTAAAGCTCACCATCACCATTAA
- the metK gene encoding methionine adenosyltransferase, with translation MAKNRHLFTSESVSDGHPDKIADQISDAILDAIISKDPDARVACETTVTTGLVLVAGEITTSVYVDIPKIVRDTIKEIGYTRAKYGFDAETCAVLTAIDEQSPDIAQGVDEALESRSGKEIDAAIEAIGAGDQGLMFGFATDETEELMPLPIFLAHGLARKLTELRKTNKLDYLRPDAKTQVTVEYDEFNQPVRIDTIVVSTQHHPDITQEQIAKDLHTYLFPEVIDASFLDEDTKYFINPTGRFVIGGPLGDAGLTGRKIIVDTYGGYARHGGGAFSGKDPTKVDRSGAYAARYVAKNIVAAGLAKKVEVQVAYAIGVARPVSISIDTYGTSDYSEQELIDGVNELFDLRPAGIIHMLDLRRPIYRQTAAFGHFGRSDLDLPWERTDKAEALKKLIVK, from the coding sequence TTGGCTAAAAACCGTCATCTATTTACATCAGAATCGGTTTCTGATGGACATCCAGATAAAATTGCAGATCAAATATCTGATGCAATTTTAGATGCAATTATTTCAAAGGATCCGGATGCTCGTGTAGCTTGTGAAACTACCGTGACAACTGGTTTAGTATTAGTAGCAGGTGAGATTACGACATCTGTTTATGTAGATATTCCTAAAATCGTTCGCGATACAATTAAAGAAATCGGTTATACGCGGGCAAAATATGGTTTTGATGCAGAAACATGTGCCGTTTTAACAGCGATTGATGAACAATCCCCAGATATTGCGCAAGGAGTCGACGAAGCACTAGAATCAAGAAGTGGTAAGGAAATCGATGCGGCTATTGAAGCAATCGGAGCGGGAGACCAAGGATTAATGTTCGGTTTTGCAACAGATGAAACAGAAGAATTAATGCCACTGCCAATCTTTTTAGCACATGGCTTAGCACGTAAGTTAACAGAATTACGTAAAACAAATAAATTAGACTACTTGCGTCCCGATGCGAAAACACAAGTAACGGTAGAATACGATGAATTTAATCAACCAGTTCGGATTGATACAATTGTTGTTTCGACGCAACATCATCCGGATATTACGCAAGAGCAAATCGCGAAAGACTTGCACACGTACCTTTTCCCAGAAGTAATTGATGCTTCTTTCTTAGATGAGGATACTAAATACTTCATTAATCCGACTGGCCGTTTTGTTATTGGTGGGCCACTTGGTGATGCGGGCTTAACGGGTCGTAAAATTATCGTGGATACGTACGGCGGTTATGCACGTCATGGTGGGGGAGCTTTCTCTGGAAAAGATCCGACCAAAGTAGACCGTTCTGGCGCTTATGCTGCAAGATATGTTGCCAAAAATATCGTTGCTGCAGGACTTGCTAAAAAAGTAGAAGTACAAGTTGCTTATGCGATTGGCGTTGCTCGTCCAGTTTCTATCTCTATCGACACGTACGGGACAAGTGATTATTCCGAACAAGAATTAATCGACGGTGTAAATGAATTATTTGATTTACGTCCTGCTGGCATCATTCATATGCTAGACCTGCGTCGCCCAATTTATCGTCAAACAGCTGCCTTTGGTCATTTTGGCCGTAGCGATCTTGATTTACCTTGGGAAAGAACGGATAAAGCAGAAGCGTTAAAAAAATTAATCGTAAAATAA
- the ytkD gene encoding RNA deprotection pyrophosphohydrolase, with amino-acid sequence MFIYKDTLGNKVTVYFEAQENNPDDVLVIPKTEEGWLFTEHKIRGLEFPGGKGEPGETNLDAAKRELMEETGGISDELHFVADYLVESEERTFTKRVYAARVISIESLADYLETKGPVIIQGELSQFILQPAFSFFMRDAGMVQIVQQAERILNDKN; translated from the coding sequence TTGTTTATTTATAAAGATACACTTGGAAACAAAGTAACCGTCTATTTTGAAGCACAGGAAAATAATCCGGATGATGTGCTCGTTATACCTAAAACAGAGGAAGGTTGGCTTTTTACCGAACACAAAATTCGTGGGCTTGAATTTCCTGGTGGAAAAGGTGAACCAGGAGAAACAAATTTAGACGCAGCGAAACGCGAGCTCATGGAAGAGACGGGCGGAATTAGTGATGAACTCCATTTTGTAGCTGATTATTTGGTCGAATCAGAGGAACGAACGTTTACTAAACGGGTTTATGCGGCGCGTGTTATTTCAATTGAATCACTAGCTGATTACCTTGAAACGAAAGGCCCTGTCATTATTCAAGGTGAGTTAAGCCAATTCATTTTACAACCGGCTTTTAGCTTTTTTATGCGAGATGCTGGAATGGTCCAAATTGTGCAACAAGCCGAGCGAATCTTAAATGATAAAAACTAG
- the menB gene encoding 1,4-dihydroxy-2-naphthoyl-CoA synthase produces MSFNWQTEKVYEEIKYESYEGIAKITINRPEVHNAFTPKTVTEMIDAFNLARDNSDLGVIILTGEGEKAFCSGGDQKVRGHGGYVGDDQIPRLNVLDLQRLIRVIPKPVIAMVAGWSIGGGNVLQLVCDLTIAADNAKFGQTGPNVGSFDAGYGSGYLARVIGHKKAKEVWFMCRQYTADEALEMGWINTVVPVADLEKETVAWAKEMLQKSPTALRFIKAAFNADTDGLAGIQQLAGDATLLYYTTDEAKEGRDAFKEKRDPDFDQFPKFP; encoded by the coding sequence ATGAGTTTTAATTGGCAAACAGAAAAAGTATACGAAGAAATCAAATATGAAAGTTACGAAGGAATCGCAAAAATTACGATTAACCGTCCAGAAGTACATAATGCATTTACACCAAAAACGGTAACGGAAATGATAGATGCATTTAACTTAGCACGTGATAATTCAGATCTTGGCGTGATTATTTTAACTGGAGAAGGCGAAAAAGCATTCTGTTCTGGCGGCGACCAAAAAGTTCGCGGTCACGGTGGTTACGTTGGCGATGACCAAATCCCACGCTTAAACGTGCTTGATTTACAACGCTTAATTCGTGTTATTCCAAAACCGGTTATCGCAATGGTTGCTGGCTGGTCTATTGGTGGAGGAAATGTTCTTCAATTAGTATGTGATTTAACAATTGCAGCAGATAATGCGAAATTCGGACAAACTGGGCCGAATGTTGGTAGTTTTGATGCTGGCTATGGTTCTGGCTATTTAGCACGTGTTATCGGACATAAGAAAGCGAAAGAAGTTTGGTTCATGTGCCGTCAATATACAGCGGACGAAGCACTTGAAATGGGCTGGATTAACACAGTTGTTCCTGTAGCAGATTTAGAAAAAGAAACAGTAGCTTGGGCAAAAGAAATGCTACAAAAAAGTCCAACTGCCTTGCGTTTCATCAAAGCAGCTTTCAATGCGGATACAGATGGTTTAGCAGGTATTCAGCAATTAGCTGGTGACGCAACACTTCTATACTACACAACCGACGAAGCAAAAGAAGGTCGCGATGCATTTAAAGAAAAACGCGATCCAGACTTTGACCAATTTCCAAAATTCCCTTGA